Below is a genomic region from Thermochromatium tepidum ATCC 43061.
TCATGGCCTCGGGCAAGGCCAAAGAAGCCGAGTTGGTTTGTCGCAAGGGTCGCTGGTATTTCAACCTCGTCGTCGAGTCCGACGATGCGGACCCCATTGCATCTGGCTCCGTCATGGGCGTGGATGTCGGAGAAAACAATCTCGCTGCCACCAGCACGGGCAAGGTATGGGGCGGCGGGCAACTGCGCCACAAGCGCAACTGCTACCTTGCCCTTCGTCGTCGTTTGCAGTCCAACGGCAGCCAAAGCGCCAAACAGAAGCTGCGGCAGGTCTCTGGCAAAGAGCGGCGACGTGTGACGCACATCAACCACGAAACGAGCAAAGCGATCGTTGCCGAAGCGCGGCGCATTGGTGCTTCCAAGATCGTGATGGAAGACTTGTGCCATATTCGCGACCGCATCCGGGCTGGCAAGCGCGTGAGAGCGAGACTGCATCGCTGGGCTTTCCGGCAACTTCAGACCTTTGTTGAATACAAGGGTAAGGCTGCCGGAATCGCGGTCGAATACGTCAATCCGGCCTACACCAGCCAGACGTGTTCTTGCTGCGGGGCGTTGGGTCGGCGCGTCAAGCATCGTTTCGTGTGCGACAAGTGTGGTCTCCGGGCGCACGCCGACTGCAACGCCAGTCGAAACCTGGCCCGGATTGGTAGCGGCGCCCCGCTGCCAAGGGCGGCTGTAAACACGCCCAATGTTGGGGATGTGGTCAACCATGTTTGCTGCGTCTTACAATAAAGCCTTCGACTTCAGTCGAGGGTTGTTTACTGAAGACTTCATCCAATCCCGGCGGCATGCCCGCTCATCGCCACGGAACGCTCCCGCGTATTGGTTTCGTCAGTCTCGGCTGCCCCAAGGCCACGGTCGACTCCGAGCGCATCCTCACCCGGCTGCGCGCCGAGGGTTATCTCCTTCAGCCGACCCATGCCGAGGCCGATCTGGTCATCGTCAACACCTGTGGCTTCATCGACGCGGCGATCGATGAGTCACTGGAGGCCATCGCCGAGGCGCTCGATGAGAACGGGCGGGTGATCGTCACCGGCTGTCTCGGGGCACGTGCGGAGCTGGTGCGCGCGCGTCATCCCGAGGTGCTCGCCATCACCGGCCCCCAGGCGTTGGAAGAGGTGATGGCCGCTGTGCACGCACATCTGCCCGCCCCACACGCCCCCTTCACCAGTCTCATCCCGCCCCCGGGCGTGCGTCTGACGCCGAGACACTATGCCTATCTGAAGATCTCAGAGGGCTGCAACCATGGCTGTCGCTTTTGCATCATCCCCAGTCTGCGCGGACCCTTGGTCAGCCGCCCGATCGGTGAGGTCCTGGAGGAGGCCGGGCGTCTGGTCGAATCCGGGGTCCGCGAACTACTCGTGGTCGCGCAGGACACCGGCGCCTACGGGCTGGACCTGGGCCATCGGCCCGGGTTCTGGGGCGGGCGTCCACTGCGCACCCATATCACCGATCTGGCGCGGGCCCTGGGCGAGCTGCCGGCCTGGATCCGGTTGCACTATGTCTATCCCTATCCGCACGTCGATACGCTCATCCCGCTGATGGCCGAGGGGGTGATCCTGCCCTATCTGGACCTGCCGCTCCAGCATGGCAGTGAGTCGGTATTGCGTGCGATGCGCCGTCCGGCGGCCACCGAGAAGATGCTGGACCGTCTGGCGCGCTGGCGTGCCGAATGTCCCGAGCTGGTGCTGCGCAGCACCTTCATCGTCGGCTTTCCGGGCGAGACCCAGGACGACTTCGAGCAGTTGTTGGACTTCCTGCGCGCGGCGCGGCTCGACCGGGTCGGTTGTTTTCCCTATTCACCCGTCGCGGGCGCAGCGGCCAACGAGCTGCCGAATCCGGTGCCCGAGGCCGTCAAGCAGGAACGGCTGGAGCGCCTCATGGCGGTCCAGGCCGAGATCAGCCGCGAGAAACTGGCTGCGCGCATCGGTCAGCGGCTCACTGTGCTGGTCGACACGGTGGAAGAGGACGCACTCATTGCCCGCAGTTATGGCGACGCCCCCGAGATCGACGGCGAGGTCATCATCGAGGGCGCCTGGGAGATCGATCCGGGCGACTTCATCGAGGTCGTGGTCACCGAAGCCAGCGAACACGACCTCTGGGCCCAGCCGGTCGATCCGGATGACTGATCGACCTTAAGGTTCAGAATGCCGGCCCGCTCTGCTTGCCGAGCCTTTTGAGGATCAGGGCCAGCGGACAGAAACCGGTGAAGGCCGACTGGAATAGATTGGCGCCGACGAAGGCGGTGAACCACAGCCAGTAGGGGCTGACGAAATGGGCCAGGAGCAAGGAGATGAGGATGAAACCGCCGGCGACGGCCAAAACGATGCGTTCGATCGACATTGAATTCTCTACACTATGTAAGTGGGATGGATGGCGATCGGATCTTACTGAGTCGAGGCGGCCTTGTTCAACCGAGCCCGGATTCCAGCCACGACATAGCATCGTGCGCGGACACCAACCCCTGTGCGCATCTCAACGCGGGGTGGTTCTAGGGGTAGGGCGATGAGTCAAGACGATCTGTCGGTTTTGATCGATGCACTGAGGCACTCTCGGGCCTATCCGCACGCAGTCGATGGCGTCGAGCATATCGAGACCCATATCTCGCATGTGCTGCTGGCCGGGGACTATGCCTACAAGTTCAAGAAGCCGCTCGATCTCGGCTTTTTGGATTTCTCGACCCTGGAGCGGCGCCGCTTCTATTGCGAGGAAGAGCTGCGGCTCAACCGCCGTCTGGCGCCGGAGCTCTATCTGGATGTGGTCACGGTCAATGGCACGCTCGAGGCGCCGCGCATCGCCGGCACTGGGCCTGTCTTGGAATATGGCGTGCGGATGCGCCGCTTTCCCCAGTCGGCCCTGCTCGACCGCCAGCCGGTGACGCCCGAGCTCATGACCCGCCTGGCCGAGCATATCGCCGACTTCCATGCCAGTCTTCCCCCGGCAGCGCCGGACACTGGTTTTGGTACGCCGGTGCGGGTGCTTGCCCCCATGTTGGAGAATCTGACCCAGATCCGCGTCCGGCTCGAAGATCCCGAGGTACTGGCGCGTCTGGATGTGCTGGAGACCTGGATTCGCGCCCGCTTCGAGACGCTGAAACCCGTGATCGAGCGGCGCCGGGTCGAGGGCTTCGTGCGCGAGTGTCATGGCGACATGCATCGCGGCAACATCGCCCTGGTTGAGGATCGGATCCTGATCTTTGACGCCATCGAGTTCAACCCCAGTCTGCGCTGGATCGATACCGCCAGTGAGATCGCCTTTCTCATCATGGACCTGGAGCAGGAGGGCGCATATGGCGCCGCCCGGCGTTTCCTTAACCGCTATCTGGAGCTTAGCGGCGACTATGGCGCCCTCGCCATGCTCGATTTCTACAAGGTCTATCGCGCCCTGGTGCGGGCCAAGGTGCTCATGATCCGGTCGCGGCAGGATGACCTGCGGCCTGAAGAGGCCGCCGCCATTCGTGACGACTTCGCGCGCTATCTGGAACTGGCCCTGTCCTATACCCAGAGGCGCCGTTGCCATCTGCTCATCGCCTGCGGGCTACCGGGGTCGGGCAAGAGTCGGCTCTCCTACCGTCTGCGCGAGGCGTTGCCGCTGATCCATCTGCGTTCGGACGTGGAGCGCAAGCGTCTGTTTGGACTGGGTGAGCTGGCGCGCACCGCCAGCAGCATCGATCAGGGCATCTATTTCCCGCGTGCGACCGAATGGACTTACGATCGTCTGCATCGTCTGGCCGATGGGATCCTGGCCAGCGGCTATGATGTGCTGGTCGATGCCACCTTCCTTGCCCGCCACCGGCGCGAACACTTTGCCGCCTTGGCCCGCCGGCATCGGGCCGGATTTGCGATCCTGGCCCTGGAGGCCCCGCTGGAGGTCCTGCGCGAACGGGTGGTGAGACGCCTCGCGCGGGGTAGAGACGTCTCCGAGGCCGATCTCTCGGTGCTGGAGCATCAGTATGCGAGCCGTCAGCCGTTGAGTGAGCAGGAACACAGCCGTGCGCTCGTCATCGATACCAGTCGCGATAACGCTTTCTCCGAGATCCTCGACCGTTTGCATGCACTGCTCGCCGCCGAGCCGAATTCGGCTCAGGACGCTCATGTCGGCTCACTGCCGGACGAATCCAGCCTGGCGCCCTAGCAGGGTCCAGACTGGGTCTGGGTGCTGCGATCCAGGGGAGTTACCGGCACAATCGGCGCATGTCTCCCTCGAAGTCGTTGGCGCACGCGCACGCGAGGTGTCACAATAGACCTCCACCCCCCAATATATTCAAGCCGTGGTCGGCGAGGGAACGATGTCGGATATCTTTCTCGGCCTACAACCGATTTTCGACCGGGATCAGCGGATCGTCGCCTATGAGCTCCTGTTTCGTAGTCTACTCGGTGGATTCGAGAACGATCCGATCGATCCAGAGACTGCGACCTCGCAGGTGATCCTCAACGCCTTTTCTGACATCGGTGTCGAGCGCCTTGGATACGACAAGCTGCTGTTTTTGAATCTGACCGAGGGCCTGCTGACGAGCGATCTCATCGAGACCCTGCCACCGGAGCGGGTGGTGCTGGAGATCCTGGAGACGGTGCGCATCACCCCTCGTCTGGTCGAATCGGCCCGGCGTCTGGTCGAGCAGGGCTTTACCCTGGCCCTGGATGACTTCGTCTATACCCCCGAGTGGAGGCCCTTGGTCGAGATCGCAGGGATCATCAAGTTCGATGTGCTCGGCGCCGATCGCGCCGCGATCAACGCCAAGCTCGCCACGCTCCCGCCTGGTCATCGCCCGCGTCTGCTCGCCGAGAAGATCGAGACTCGGCAACAGTTTCAAGACTGTCTCGATCTAGGCTTCGAGCTCTTTCAGGGCTATTACCTGGCCCATCCCGAGATCATCACCGGCAGACGTCCACCGGCCAACCGGCTTCATTCATTGCGTCTACTGGCGCGCCTGCAAGACGATGACATCGATCTGCACGAGATCGAGCAGATCGTCAGCCAGGATGTCGCACTGAGCTATCGCTTGCTGCGTTTCATCGGGAATGCCGCGATCTGCCAGGGACGCCCGGTCCAGACCCTCAAGCAGGCCATCGCGCTCGTCGGTCTACGTACCATCCGTCAATGGGCAACCCTGCTCGGGCTGGGTGAGCTCGAGGCGGTCAATCCCTATAGCCTCACCCGCGCCCTGACCTATGCTCGATTCTGTCAGCTGGTCGGCGAGCATCACTTCCAGTCCGAGCGAGACGCCCTCTTCACCGTGGGGCTCTTCGCCAATCTCGACGAGATCCTACTCATCCCACTCGAGGAAGCGCTCCAGTATCTACCGCTCGCGGAGCGACTCAAGCGGGCCATCCTCGGGCACGAGGGTCTGCTCGGCCAGGTGCTGTCCTGGGCCAAGCGGTTTGAGGAGGGTGATCGCGGTCACTGGGTGTCCCAAGAAGGGGTGAGCTCCGAGAGTCTCATCCGGTATTTGCTCGAGGCCTTCGCCTGGGCGCGCGAGGTTCAGCGCCAGATCGAGGGGGGATGACCCCGGGGCGCTCAGATGACGATCAGAACCACCCCTGCGAGCATCAGAACCCCAGCCGGCAGGCGCCGGCTCAGACCGGGCTCGCGAAAGCACAGCGCGCCATAGAGGATGCCAAACAGCAGGCTGGTGCGCTTGACGGCGATCATATAGGCGACCTCGACCTGCTGGATCGCCAGGAAATGGGTGAAGACCATGACCCCGAGCCCACCGCCGACCAGAAGCACGGCCCAGGGATGCCGAGCGAGCCCACGCAGCCGACTCGGACGCGGAAGTACTACGAACACGGCGACCGTGATCCCGAGCAGAGCGAAATAGAAGGCGCCGAAGGATTCGGGCGGCAGATAGCGCATCGCACCCTTGCCCAGGGTCGCGGTGAGCGCATAGAGGGTGGCGACTCCAAGCATCATCCTTGCCCCAGGCGCATCGAAGATGGCAACGAAGGGGGCGATCCAGCCGCGCCAGTGGCGCCAATGGGCATGGTCGCTGTTGAGCAACCAGGCGCCGGCGACGACCAACAGAATCCCCAGAACCCCGCGTGCCGAGATCTGCTCGCCGAGCAGCAGCCAGGCCACGCCGATCACGAATACCGGGGTGAAGGCCAGATAGGGCAGGGTGAGCGAGAGCGGGTGGTCGCGGATCGCTGTAGCATAAAGCCACATGGCGGCCATCTCCAGCGGCAGCATGACGCCCATCCAACCCCAGAAGGCCCAGGGTAGCTCGGTGATCGGCGGCA
It encodes:
- a CDS encoding RNA-guided endonuclease InsQ/TnpB family protein; amino-acid sequence: MLRTASIRLNVRPDQVAALGALQSAYADACNRLVPTVIEHRCWNRVALHQLAYARLREETPLGSQMVCNAIFSVCKSYKAQKELGRIKKDEPAPVVHFDRASVHFDKRTYSIKGECLSLYTLSGRITVPMVLGEHQRRIMASGKAKEAELVCRKGRWYFNLVVESDDADPIASGSVMGVDVGENNLAATSTGKVWGGGQLRHKRNCYLALRRRLQSNGSQSAKQKLRQVSGKERRRVTHINHETSKAIVAEARRIGASKIVMEDLCHIRDRIRAGKRVRARLHRWAFRQLQTFVEYKGKAAGIAVEYVNPAYTSQTCSCCGALGRRVKHRFVCDKCGLRAHADCNASRNLARIGSGAPLPRAAVNTPNVGDVVNHVCCVLQ
- the rimO gene encoding 30S ribosomal protein S12 methylthiotransferase RimO, with protein sequence MPAHRHGTLPRIGFVSLGCPKATVDSERILTRLRAEGYLLQPTHAEADLVIVNTCGFIDAAIDESLEAIAEALDENGRVIVTGCLGARAELVRARHPEVLAITGPQALEEVMAAVHAHLPAPHAPFTSLIPPPGVRLTPRHYAYLKISEGCNHGCRFCIIPSLRGPLVSRPIGEVLEEAGRLVESGVRELLVVAQDTGAYGLDLGHRPGFWGGRPLRTHITDLARALGELPAWIRLHYVYPYPHVDTLIPLMAEGVILPYLDLPLQHGSESVLRAMRRPAATEKMLDRLARWRAECPELVLRSTFIVGFPGETQDDFEQLLDFLRAARLDRVGCFPYSPVAGAAANELPNPVPEAVKQERLERLMAVQAEISREKLAARIGQRLTVLVDTVEEDALIARSYGDAPEIDGEVIIEGAWEIDPGDFIEVVVTEASEHDLWAQPVDPDD
- a CDS encoding YgaP family membrane protein, translated to MSIERIVLAVAGGFILISLLLAHFVSPYWLWFTAFVGANLFQSAFTGFCPLALILKRLGKQSGPAF
- a CDS encoding AAA family ATPase — its product is MSQDDLSVLIDALRHSRAYPHAVDGVEHIETHISHVLLAGDYAYKFKKPLDLGFLDFSTLERRRFYCEEELRLNRRLAPELYLDVVTVNGTLEAPRIAGTGPVLEYGVRMRRFPQSALLDRQPVTPELMTRLAEHIADFHASLPPAAPDTGFGTPVRVLAPMLENLTQIRVRLEDPEVLARLDVLETWIRARFETLKPVIERRRVEGFVRECHGDMHRGNIALVEDRILIFDAIEFNPSLRWIDTASEIAFLIMDLEQEGAYGAARRFLNRYLELSGDYGALAMLDFYKVYRALVRAKVLMIRSRQDDLRPEEAAAIRDDFARYLELALSYTQRRRCHLLIACGLPGSGKSRLSYRLREALPLIHLRSDVERKRLFGLGELARTASSIDQGIYFPRATEWTYDRLHRLADGILASGYDVLVDATFLARHRREHFAALARRHRAGFAILALEAPLEVLRERVVRRLARGRDVSEADLSVLEHQYASRQPLSEQEHSRALVIDTSRDNAFSEILDRLHALLAAEPNSAQDAHVGSLPDESSLAP
- a CDS encoding EAL and HDOD domain-containing protein, with translation MSDIFLGLQPIFDRDQRIVAYELLFRSLLGGFENDPIDPETATSQVILNAFSDIGVERLGYDKLLFLNLTEGLLTSDLIETLPPERVVLEILETVRITPRLVESARRLVEQGFTLALDDFVYTPEWRPLVEIAGIIKFDVLGADRAAINAKLATLPPGHRPRLLAEKIETRQQFQDCLDLGFELFQGYYLAHPEIITGRRPPANRLHSLRLLARLQDDDIDLHEIEQIVSQDVALSYRLLRFIGNAAICQGRPVQTLKQAIALVGLRTIRQWATLLGLGELEAVNPYSLTRALTYARFCQLVGEHHFQSERDALFTVGLFANLDEILLIPLEEALQYLPLAERLKRAILGHEGLLGQVLSWAKRFEEGDRGHWVSQEGVSSESLIRYLLEAFAWAREVQRQIEGG
- a CDS encoding DMT family transporter is translated as MSWIALALICAFALASADAATKAWLQDLTASELLVVRFCIPALLMTPLLSGMPPITELPWAFWGWMGVMLPLEMAAMWLYATAIRDHPLSLTLPYLAFTPVFVIGVAWLLLGEQISARGVLGILLVVAGAWLLNSDHAHWRHWRGWIAPFVAIFDAPGARMMLGVATLYALTATLGKGAMRYLPPESFGAFYFALLGITVAVFVVLPRPSRLRGLARHPWAVLLVGGGLGVMVFTHFLAIQQVEVAYMIAVKRTSLLFGILYGALCFREPGLSRRLPAGVLMLAGVVLIVI